Proteins found in one Populus alba chromosome 14, ASM523922v2, whole genome shotgun sequence genomic segment:
- the LOC118050918 gene encoding glucan endo-1,3-beta-glucosidase 7, with protein sequence MKTKNVVVLFCRLKIDVGSSAFIFAAFCADSQSFIGINYGQLEDNLPPPSSTAKLLQSTSIQKVRLYGSDPAIIKALANTGIPIIIGTANGDIPGLASDPNFAKSWINTNVLPFYPARNIILITVGNEIMTSNDQNLMNKLLPAMQNVQNALNDASLGGKIKVSTVHSIGVLKQSEPPSSGSFDPSYGDLMKGLLEFNSATGSPFAINPYPYFAYRSDTRPETLAFCLFQPNAGRMDGNTKIKYMNMFDAQVDAVYSALNSMGFKNVEIVVAETGWPFKGDDNDVGPSIENAKAYNGNLIAHLRSMVGTPLMPGKSVDTFLFALYDGDLKPGPGSQRSFGLFKTDLTMVYDVGLSTSSQTRSLAAAQQLLAATPQPLQAVATNTSTGTNNNNSSTSTSTSTSTGTSTSTSSSTNNITIRNGGSSGSSSNKVHLNRIFNLGLLYGFMGLSLICLFFFVLFGYPHTLSKE encoded by the exons atgaaaacaaaaaatgttgtTGTTCTGTTTTGTCGTTTAAAAATTGATGTTGGATCATCTGCTTTCATTTTTGCTGCTTTTTGTGCAGACTCGCAGTCATTCATCGGTATAAACTATGGCCAACTTGAGGACAACCTTCCACCACCATCATCCACCGCAAAGCTTCTTCAATCCACTTCAATCCAAAAGGTCCGATTATATGGATCGGACCCCGCCATAATCAAAGCCTTAGCCAACACCGGAAT CCCCATCATTATCGGCACTGCAAATGGTGACATTCCAGGACTAGCCTCTGATCCCAATTTTGCCAAGAGCTGGATCAACACAAACGTGCTTCCCTTCTATCCAGCTAGAAATATCATCCTCATCACTGTTGGCAACGAGATCATGACTTCAAATGACCAGAATCTCATGAACAAGCTCTTACCAGCAATGCAAAATGTACAGAATGCTCTAAATGACGCATCGCTCGGGGGTAAAATTAAGGTCTCCACAGTTCATTCGATTGGAGTGCTTAAGCAGTCTGAGCCACCTTCTTCTGGAAGCTTTGATCCAAGTTATGGGGATCTGATGAAGGGCTTGTTGGAGTTTAATAGTGCGACTGGTTCGCCTTTCGCAATCAATCCCTACCCTTACTTTGCCTACAGAAGCGATACAAGGCCTGAGACTCTTGCTTTTTGCCTTTTCCAGCCGAATGCAGGACGAATGGATGGAAACACTAAGATCAAGTACATGAACATGTTCGATGCTCAG GTGGATGCAGTTTATTCTGCACTGAATTCTATGGGATTTAAGAATGTTGAGATTGTGGTGGCTGAGACTGGATGGCCATTTAAAGGAGATGACAACGACGTAGGGCCAAGCATTGAGAATGCCAAGGCTTACAATGGCAATTTGATTGCACACCTTCGATCGATGGTGGGCACTCCACTCATGCCAGGAAAATCAGTGGATACATTCCTCTTTGCTCTTTATGACGGAGACTTGAAACCTGGACCTGGTTCTCAGCGATCATTTGGACTTTTCAAGACTGATCTCACCATGGTTTATGATGTTGGACTCTCTACAAGTAGCCAG ACCCGATCACTAGCAGCAGCACAACAGCTACTAGCAGCAACACCTCAACCGCTACAAGCAGTAGCCACCAACACCAGCACCGGCACCAACAACAATAACAGCAGCACGAGCACGAGCACGAGCACAAGCACAGGTACGAGCACAAGCACGAGCTCGAGCACGAACAACATCACCATCAGAAACGGTGGTAGTAGCGGTAGCAGTAGCAACAAAGTACATTTAAATAGGATTTTCAATTTAGGTTTGTTGTATGGGTTTATGGGACTTTCTttgatttgcctttttttttttgtgcttttcgGGTATCCTCACACCCTTTCTAAAGAGTGA